The following proteins are encoded in a genomic region of Dehalococcoidales bacterium:
- a CDS encoding NADH-quinone oxidoreductase subunit B family protein — MEVSRARDYVYSDSELDQSESKVIEELKAGATEPLSDPDAWLDEELSQNILLTTADWLINWGRRSSLWPVICFPACCAFEFISVMGPRFDMSRFGMEILRASPRQADVLITAGTLTWKMAPNVRRIYNQMAEPKWVIAMGACGISGGIFRSSYNVVPGYNRIIPVDVYVPGCPPRPEALLHGIQMLQEKIAKRTNIIKE, encoded by the coding sequence ATGGAAGTAAGCAGAGCCAGGGACTACGTCTATTCGGATTCGGAGCTCGACCAGTCCGAGAGCAAGGTCATTGAAGAACTGAAGGCCGGTGCCACGGAGCCGCTCTCGGACCCTGATGCCTGGCTGGACGAAGAACTGAGCCAGAATATACTGCTGACAACCGCCGACTGGTTAATCAACTGGGGGCGGCGTTCCTCGCTGTGGCCGGTCATCTGCTTCCCGGCCTGCTGCGCCTTTGAGTTTATTTCCGTGATGGGCCCCCGTTTCGACATGTCCCGTTTTGGTATGGAAATCCTGCGTGCCTCGCCGCGTCAGGCAGACGTATTGATTACCGCGGGCACGCTGACCTGGAAGATGGCACCCAACGTAAGACGGATATATAACCAGATGGCGGAGCCGAAATGGGTTATCGCCATGGGTGCCTGCGGCATCAGCGGCGGTATCTTCCGCTCTTCCTACAACGTAGTACCAGGGTATAATCGTATAATTCCGGTTGATGTCTACGTGCCCGGTTGCCCGCCGCGTCCCGAAGCCCTGCTGCACGGCATACAGATGCTGCAGGAGAAGATAGCCAAGAGAACCAATATCATCAAGGAATAG
- a CDS encoding NADH-quinone oxidoreductase subunit C, with the protein MTTSLSTREIAGQISERLPDAVIDAAGTAILVNSNSLLDVGAFLKNTPGLDFDYLTTITAVDYYQYFEVVYLFVSMEHNHSLVIKTRCQGRDNLTLPSLVGLWRSADHQEREIYDLMGITFEGHPNMKRIVLWSDFQGHPQRKDFM; encoded by the coding sequence ATGACTACTTCTCTATCCACCCGGGAGATTGCCGGACAAATTAGCGAACGACTGCCGGATGCAGTCATTGACGCTGCTGGCACTGCTATTCTCGTTAACAGCAACTCCTTGCTGGATGTGGGCGCCTTTCTCAAGAATACCCCGGGGCTCGATTTCGACTACCTGACCACAATCACGGCGGTTGACTACTACCAGTACTTCGAGGTTGTTTACCTGTTCGTTTCCATGGAACACAACCACAGCCTGGTCATTAAAACCCGCTGCCAGGGTCGCGACAACCTCACACTGCCGTCACTTGTCGGCCTCTGGCGGAGTGCCGACCACCAGGAACGGGAAATCTACGACCTTATGGGAATTACGTTTGAAGGCCACCCGAACATGAAACGTATCGTCCTCTGGTCGGACTTTCAAGGACACCCGCAGCGAAAGGACTTCATGTAG
- a CDS encoding NADH-quinone oxidoreductase subunit D codes for MELRTEPFVLNIGPVHPSTHGVFRMRATLDGEVVLDLDPVFGYLHRGIEKLAEERTYGGVIPLTDRLDYVASMTNNLAYVLTVEKLAGISVPERAEYLRVIMSELQRIAAHLVSVGSFFNDCGAYFTPFLYMYRERENICDLFDMVCGQRLLYNYMRIGGVSQDIPDEFMPALKRIIPHIRGRIDEYDQYLKENEILLARTKGVGILPRDLAINIGASGPVLRGSGMKWDIRKADPYSIYDRFEFDIPTGIQGDCYDRYRVRIEEMRQSLRILEQAVAQIPAGEVRADVPHLIRPPVGEAYAHVEAPTGEVGFHVVSDGSIAPYRCHIRAPSLMNLTALRDMIIGWKIQDLIVIFGSFAITMGEVDR; via the coding sequence ATGGAACTGAGAACAGAACCGTTTGTTCTCAATATCGGACCGGTGCATCCGAGTACGCACGGCGTATTCCGGATGAGGGCCACCCTCGACGGAGAGGTCGTTCTTGACCTGGACCCGGTCTTTGGCTACCTGCACCGGGGCATTGAAAAGCTGGCCGAGGAGCGCACCTATGGCGGGGTTATCCCGCTGACGGACCGCCTCGACTACGTGGCTTCGATGACCAACAACCTGGCCTATGTCCTCACCGTGGAGAAGCTGGCCGGTATCTCCGTTCCGGAGCGGGCCGAATACCTCCGGGTCATCATGTCCGAGCTACAGCGTATCGCCGCTCACCTGGTATCCGTCGGTTCATTCTTCAACGACTGCGGTGCCTATTTCACCCCGTTCCTCTACATGTACCGCGAACGGGAGAACATCTGCGACCTCTTTGACATGGTATGCGGACAGCGCCTGCTCTATAACTACATGCGTATCGGCGGTGTCAGCCAGGACATTCCTGATGAGTTCATGCCAGCGCTGAAACGCATAATCCCACACATCCGTGGACGTATAGATGAGTATGACCAGTATCTCAAGGAGAATGAGATACTGCTGGCTCGCACCAAGGGCGTGGGCATCCTGCCGCGCGACCTCGCAATTAATATCGGCGCCAGTGGGCCGGTGCTTCGCGGCAGCGGAATGAAGTGGGACATACGTAAGGCAGACCCTTACTCCATCTACGACCGATTTGAATTCGATATTCCCACCGGTATCCAGGGCGACTGCTACGACCGCTACCGGGTCAGAATAGAAGAGATGAGACAGAGTCTGCGTATCCTTGAGCAGGCAGTGGCGCAGATACCCGCGGGAGAGGTGCGGGCTGATGTACCCCATCTCATCCGTCCTCCGGTTGGTGAAGCCTATGCCCACGTCGAAGCACCCACGGGAGAGGTGGGTTTCCATGTGGTGTCTGATGGCTCCATCGCACCGTATCGGTGCCATATCAGGGCACCCAGCCTGATGAATCTGACAGCCTTGCGTGATATGATAATTGGCTGGAAGATACAGGACCTGATTGTTATTTTTGGGAGTTTTGCTATTACTATGGGTGAGGTTGACAGATAG
- the nuoH gene encoding NADH-quinone oxidoreductase subunit NuoH → MRHLDAVPPDWPGNEWWHWLVFTVICIAFVLVMIIVVIYVERRGIAFFAARVGPNRTGPFGVLQAIADAIKVLLKENITPSNADKLVYWLAPAVVFAPTIMIFAVVPFQNGAMMADLNIGVLFVIAISSISTIGVFMAGWSSSNKYSLLGAMRNVAAVVSYEMPVVLSIAGVVLLAGSLSLNDIVLAQERVPFIVMQPLGFLLLFIGGCAEINRSPFDLMEADSELTAGFHTEYSGMKFAMFYLGEYGEAVVMSTIIATLFLGGWQGPVLPPWLWLIVKILIVFFTMVWTRATLPRVRIDQLMAFAWKFLFPLALINLLVTALEILAWPGDLPLYIIPLNFAITAALILLGSKLFKVGWGRVEV, encoded by the coding sequence ATGCGCCACCTGGATGCCGTGCCCCCGGACTGGCCGGGAAACGAGTGGTGGCACTGGCTGGTTTTCACCGTCATCTGCATTGCCTTTGTGCTGGTGATGATTATCGTCGTCATCTATGTTGAGCGTAGGGGTATAGCATTCTTTGCCGCCAGGGTCGGCCCCAACCGGACCGGCCCCTTCGGTGTGCTCCAGGCAATAGCGGATGCCATCAAGGTACTGCTCAAGGAAAATATCACGCCGTCCAATGCCGATAAGCTGGTCTACTGGTTGGCGCCGGCGGTGGTCTTCGCCCCGACGATAATGATATTTGCCGTAGTGCCTTTCCAGAATGGTGCCATGATGGCTGACCTGAACATCGGCGTCCTCTTCGTTATCGCCATCAGTTCGATATCCACTATCGGCGTGTTTATGGCCGGCTGGAGTTCGAGCAACAAATACTCCCTGCTAGGTGCGATGCGAAACGTGGCTGCCGTTGTCAGCTACGAGATGCCTGTTGTCCTCTCTATCGCCGGAGTCGTGCTGCTGGCCGGTTCGCTTTCGTTGAATGACATCGTACTGGCACAGGAGAGAGTGCCCTTCATCGTTATGCAGCCCCTCGGTTTCCTGCTCCTTTTCATTGGTGGGTGCGCGGAGATAAACCGCAGTCCATTCGACCTCATGGAGGCGGATTCTGAGCTTACCGCCGGTTTCCACACCGAGTATTCCGGCATGAAATTTGCCATGTTTTACCTGGGAGAGTACGGCGAGGCAGTGGTGATGTCTACCATTATCGCCACGCTGTTTCTTGGTGGTTGGCAGGGTCCGGTCTTGCCACCCTGGCTCTGGCTGATTGTCAAGATACTCATCGTTTTCTTTACCATGGTGTGGACACGGGCTACGTTACCGCGTGTCAGGATAGACCAGCTGATGGCGTTTGCCTGGAAGTTCCTCTTCCCGCTGGCGCTGATTAACCTGCTGGTTACGGCACTGGAAATCCTGGCGTGGCCTGGAGACCTGCCGCTGTACATTATCCCGCTTAATTTCGCCATAACGGCGGCCCTGATACTACTGGGGTCCAAGTTGTTCAAGGTAGGATGGGGTAGAGTTGAAGTTTGA
- a CDS encoding NADH-quinone oxidoreductase subunit I yields the protein MKFERYGIGIAKGMRVTLRNLVRRRVTTQYPEQRLVVARRTRGNELVWDKEKCTGCATCAKTCPQGVIHIETSPGEENNYTVEKFEVDTGYCISCGLCVEACPYNALFMGYAFELAKYQRGALVLTRDQLEADGRIPSSYFRPELDETLPEQTLLIDRKE from the coding sequence TTGAAGTTTGAGCGATACGGAATCGGCATAGCCAAGGGTATGAGGGTTACCCTCAGGAACCTGGTCCGGCGTCGGGTCACCACTCAGTACCCGGAACAGAGGCTGGTGGTTGCTCGCCGGACCCGTGGTAATGAGCTTGTCTGGGACAAGGAGAAGTGCACCGGTTGCGCTACCTGCGCCAAGACCTGCCCTCAGGGGGTCATCCATATCGAGACGTCCCCGGGTGAGGAGAACAACTACACGGTTGAAAAGTTTGAAGTGGACACGGGATACTGCATATCCTGCGGCCTTTGTGTGGAGGCCTGCCCGTACAACGCCCTGTTCATGGGCTACGCTTTTGAACTGGCAAAATACCAGCGGGGTGCCCTGGTGCTCACCAGGGACCAGCTTGAGGCGGATGGCAGGATACCCAGCAGCTATTTCCGTCCCGAGCTCGATGAGACGCTGCCGGAGCAGACCCTGTTGATTGACAGGAAGGAGTAG
- a CDS encoding NADH-quinone oxidoreductase subunit J, with protein sequence MPLDVAFWLLAVVGVAAALAVVLLRDVFRAALSLVLCFITVAGLYITLSADFLAAVQILVYVGAISILLILGIMLTRDIQRGNPANKLRIPAVAAAMVFLGTVCFAVFNTPWQISAVAPLEPTTTELAGKLFGENGYILSVEITAVLLLAAILGAIVLVREK encoded by the coding sequence ATGCCACTGGATGTTGCATTCTGGCTGTTGGCCGTTGTCGGCGTGGCCGCTGCGCTGGCGGTAGTCCTGCTGCGTGACGTCTTCCGGGCAGCGCTTTCCCTGGTGCTGTGCTTTATAACTGTGGCCGGACTCTACATTACACTGAGTGCCGACTTCCTGGCGGCAGTGCAAATCCTGGTCTATGTCGGTGCCATTTCGATACTTCTAATCCTGGGCATCATGCTCACCCGCGATATCCAGCGGGGCAATCCGGCCAATAAATTGCGTATTCCCGCGGTAGCTGCCGCCATGGTATTCCTGGGAACGGTATGCTTTGCCGTGTTCAATACCCCGTGGCAGATATCCGCAGTGGCACCACTGGAACCGACCACTACGGAACTGGCGGGCAAGCTCTTCGGTGAGAATGGCTATATATTGTCCGTGGAAATTACCGCCGTGCTGTTGCTGGCGGCGATTCTCGGGGCTATCGTCCTGGTCAGGGAGAAGTAA
- the nuoK gene encoding NADH-quinone oxidoreductase subunit NuoK has protein sequence MSVGLEHYLVLSAVLFAIGLYGVLAKRNMIAILLCIEIMLNAVNIAMVAFSRYIAPAELTGQVFVIFIMAVAAAEAAVGLAIIIALYRQRGTVDSTEINLMKR, from the coding sequence ATGTCTGTAGGTCTGGAACACTACCTGGTGCTTTCGGCAGTCCTGTTCGCCATAGGGCTCTACGGGGTACTTGCTAAGCGTAACATGATAGCTATCCTGCTGTGTATTGAGATAATGCTGAATGCGGTGAATATCGCCATGGTAGCCTTCTCCCGGTACATCGCACCGGCAGAGCTGACCGGGCAGGTCTTCGTGATATTCATCATGGCGGTAGCGGCAGCCGAAGCCGCCGTTGGTCTGGCGATAATCATTGCGCTCTATCGCCAGCGTGGGACCGTCGATTCCACGGAAATAAACCTGATGAAACGGTAA
- the nuoL gene encoding NADH-quinone oxidoreductase subunit L, whose product MPDQAYWFIFLLPVISFGLISLFIRPFVNSKSSVSGLIAITAIGASAVLSIWALTEVMGAPNHEIAIPDISWVAIGNTFTINLGIIMDSLTAVMLVVVTIVSLMVQIYSLGYMQHDEAGYTRYYAWMSLFTASMLGLVIANNLLMMFVFWEMVGLCSYLLIGFWFHKPSAANAAKKAFIVTRFGDFGFLVAILALYANTGTFDTAELSGLAAAGALAGATLTWVAIGIFAGAMGKSAQFPLHIWLPDAMEGPTPVSALIHSATMVSAGVFLVARTFPIFAHSLEAVTVVATIGGFTAIFAASMGLVMNDIKRVLAYSTISQLGYMMLGLGAAGIILFHEGNVTVEAAKAATTFGIFHLATHAFFKSLLFLGAGSVNHATGTFDMRLMGGLRKIMPWTYITFLLGSLSLAGVWPLAGFWSKDEILITALDGNAVLFILAMITVFMTAFYMFRVIYMTFHGKYRGGDPEAHGHPHESPKVMVAPLVFLAVLAVIAGFWNAFGHFGELMGHGHTKGFIEGFFGIFTHSPWPIISLLLALGGILLAYLMYNTKQISAERIGARFQALYVMFSRKYWMDELYEDLIVRKALLGGFFAGLQKMDTKGIDGVVNGAANAIMSSGDVVRKIQTGQFQLYALSIALGAAAIAIVLYIFG is encoded by the coding sequence ATGCCGGACCAAGCATACTGGTTCATATTCCTGCTGCCCGTGATTTCGTTTGGGCTGATAAGCCTCTTTATCAGACCGTTCGTTAACTCCAAATCAAGCGTATCGGGCTTGATAGCTATTACGGCCATTGGTGCTTCGGCTGTACTTTCCATCTGGGCACTGACCGAAGTGATGGGAGCACCGAACCACGAGATTGCTATCCCGGACATCTCCTGGGTAGCCATTGGCAACACCTTCACAATCAATCTGGGCATAATAATGGACTCGCTGACCGCCGTGATGCTGGTCGTGGTCACCATCGTCAGCCTGATGGTGCAGATATACTCGCTGGGCTACATGCAGCATGATGAAGCGGGCTACACCCGGTACTATGCCTGGATGTCCCTTTTCACCGCCTCCATGCTGGGTTTGGTCATCGCTAACAACCTCCTCATGATGTTCGTCTTCTGGGAGATGGTCGGTCTGTGCTCGTATCTGCTCATCGGTTTCTGGTTCCACAAACCGTCCGCGGCCAATGCCGCCAAGAAGGCCTTCATCGTCACCCGGTTCGGTGATTTCGGTTTCCTGGTAGCAATACTGGCCCTCTACGCCAACACGGGGACGTTTGACACTGCGGAACTAAGCGGCCTGGCGGCAGCGGGTGCACTCGCCGGCGCCACCCTCACCTGGGTGGCTATCGGTATCTTCGCCGGGGCAATGGGTAAATCAGCCCAGTTCCCGCTCCACATCTGGCTGCCGGATGCTATGGAAGGCCCGACACCGGTCAGCGCCCTTATCCATTCCGCGACGATGGTCTCGGCGGGCGTGTTCCTGGTGGCCCGCACCTTCCCGATATTCGCCCACTCACTTGAGGCAGTAACCGTGGTGGCGACCATCGGAGGGTTTACGGCCATCTTTGCGGCCTCAATGGGCCTGGTAATGAACGATATCAAGCGCGTGCTTGCCTATTCCACCATCAGCCAGCTTGGCTACATGATGCTCGGGCTGGGGGCGGCCGGTATCATACTTTTCCATGAAGGAAACGTTACAGTAGAGGCGGCCAAGGCCGCCACCACCTTCGGTATCTTCCACTTAGCCACCCACGCCTTCTTCAAGTCGCTCCTGTTCCTTGGAGCAGGTAGCGTTAACCATGCCACCGGTACATTCGATATGCGGCTGATGGGCGGCCTGCGCAAGATAATGCCCTGGACGTATATCACCTTCCTCCTCGGCTCTCTGAGCCTGGCAGGAGTCTGGCCCCTGGCTGGTTTCTGGAGCAAGGACGAAATCCTGATAACAGCGCTGGACGGTAACGCGGTACTCTTTATCCTGGCAATGATAACTGTGTTCATGACCGCCTTCTACATGTTCCGCGTTATCTACATGACCTTCCACGGGAAGTACCGCGGCGGAGACCCTGAGGCACACGGTCACCCGCACGAATCACCGAAGGTCATGGTGGCTCCCCTGGTCTTCCTGGCCGTCCTGGCCGTCATCGCCGGTTTCTGGAATGCCTTCGGGCACTTCGGAGAGCTCATGGGGCACGGTCATACCAAGGGCTTCATCGAGGGGTTCTTCGGTATATTCACCCACTCGCCGTGGCCGATTATATCGCTACTGCTGGCGCTGGGCGGTATTCTGCTTGCCTACCTGATGTACAATACCAAACAGATTTCCGCGGAACGCATTGGTGCCAGGTTCCAGGCGCTATACGTCATGTTCTCGCGGAAGTACTGGATGGACGAACTGTACGAAGACCTGATCGTACGAAAGGCACTGCTCGGTGGGTTCTTCGCCGGACTTCAGAAGATGGATACCAAAGGTATTGACGGGGTTGTGAATGGAGCAGCCAATGCTATAATGTCCAGCGGGGACGTGGTCCGCAAGATACAGACGGGACAGTTTCAACTGTACGCGCTGTCCATTGCCCTGGGGGCAGCCGCGATTGCCATTGTCCTGTATATCTTCGGATGA
- a CDS encoding NADH-quinone oxidoreductase subunit M: MEFNYLTAIILLPALGAVVVAFVPGISERWIRRISAVLTLASFVLAIIIFAGYDRALGGIQFEEKASWIQAISANYHLGVDGLSLPLVALTSFLGFMVVLISWKVHVRVREYFAWLLLLEASILGVFCSLDLLLFFIFWEIEVIPMYFLISIWGTGRKEYSSIKYVLYTLFGSAFMLAGILSLYFTTGSLSMVDISEGGLGMVQSIMPAASIFWLLIIAFAIKLPVFPLHTWLPDAHTDAPTAGSVMLAGALIKMGGYGMIRVCVSIFPDVARNFAPMLLTLAVISILYGAALTLRQTDLKRMIAYSSVSHMGYVLLGIFALNEVSLTGAGLQMLSHGLLTGLLFAMAGLMIHNVEERDLRKLGGLARQMPVIAIVFSIAGLGSLGLPLTSGFAAEFITFIGSFSSTVVGGAEVFTILAVLGVVLAAGYILWMLQRTFYGPVLEQYNGVKDADNMEKVYMFAFVILIMLIGIYPAIMTDIIRLGISPIVGLIGG; the protein is encoded by the coding sequence TTGGAGTTTAACTATCTTACGGCCATCATCCTTCTCCCGGCACTCGGGGCGGTAGTGGTTGCCTTTGTGCCCGGAATATCGGAACGGTGGATACGGCGTATATCTGCGGTCCTTACTCTTGCCTCCTTCGTGCTGGCGATTATCATCTTTGCCGGGTACGACCGCGCACTCGGCGGCATCCAGTTCGAGGAGAAGGCCTCCTGGATTCAGGCAATCAGTGCCAACTACCACCTGGGGGTCGACGGCCTGAGCCTGCCGCTGGTAGCACTGACATCCTTCCTCGGCTTCATGGTGGTACTTATCTCGTGGAAGGTCCACGTGAGAGTCCGCGAGTACTTCGCCTGGTTGCTTCTCCTTGAGGCGAGCATCCTGGGCGTATTCTGCTCGCTTGACCTGCTGCTTTTCTTCATCTTCTGGGAGATAGAAGTCATCCCGATGTACTTCCTGATATCCATCTGGGGGACGGGCCGAAAAGAGTACTCGTCCATCAAGTACGTTCTCTACACGCTTTTCGGCAGTGCCTTCATGCTGGCCGGTATCCTGAGCCTGTATTTCACCACCGGCAGTCTGAGTATGGTGGATATCTCCGAGGGCGGGCTTGGCATGGTGCAGTCCATCATGCCGGCGGCTTCAATCTTCTGGCTTCTTATCATCGCCTTTGCTATCAAACTGCCGGTGTTCCCGCTGCACACCTGGCTCCCGGACGCCCATACCGACGCACCGACTGCCGGTAGCGTGATGCTTGCCGGGGCGCTAATCAAGATGGGCGGCTACGGGATGATACGCGTTTGCGTGAGCATCTTCCCGGACGTAGCCCGCAACTTCGCACCGATGTTACTGACGCTGGCCGTAATCAGCATACTATACGGCGCGGCGCTGACTCTGAGGCAGACCGACCTCAAGCGGATGATTGCCTACAGCAGCGTGAGCCACATGGGCTACGTGCTGCTCGGCATCTTTGCCCTCAATGAAGTGAGCCTGACCGGAGCGGGTCTGCAAATGCTCAGCCACGGCCTGCTCACCGGGTTGCTCTTCGCCATGGCCGGTCTGATGATACACAATGTCGAGGAGCGTGACCTCAGGAAACTGGGCGGACTGGCCAGGCAGATGCCGGTCATTGCCATCGTGTTTTCTATCGCCGGTCTCGGCTCGCTGGGTCTGCCGCTGACCAGTGGCTTTGCCGCCGAGTTCATCACCTTCATCGGCAGCTTCTCCAGCACCGTCGTTGGGGGCGCAGAGGTCTTTACTATCCTGGCAGTGCTGGGCGTAGTACTCGCCGCCGGTTATATCCTGTGGATGCTGCAACGGACGTTTTACGGCCCGGTGCTGGAGCAATACAACGGTGTCAAAGATGCCGACAACATGGAGAAAGTCTACATGTTCGCCTTTGTCATCCTGATAATGCTAATCGGCATCTATCCGGCGATAATGACAGACATAATCAGGCTCGGTATCTCGCCGATAGTGGGCCTGATAGGTGGTTAG
- a CDS encoding NUDIX domain-containing protein, producing MAEPIMIGAGAIIEDDAGRILLVKHRPERGGYWQGKWICPGGRLEPGETIKEAIKREVKEETHLDISLVAPLHPFDRIVRSEDGRVTLHVIYIDYLARVTGGTLRPDSDIGEARWVTREQIPEIWEELHEDTRKLLRIAKIAYVSKE from the coding sequence ATGGCAGAGCCGATAATGATCGGGGCGGGGGCGATAATTGAGGATGATGCCGGCAGAATACTGCTGGTGAAGCACCGCCCGGAGAGGGGCGGATACTGGCAGGGTAAGTGGATATGCCCCGGCGGCAGGCTGGAGCCGGGGGAAACGATAAAGGAAGCAATCAAGAGGGAGGTAAAGGAGGAGACCCATCTCGATATCAGTCTGGTTGCACCACTTCACCCGTTTGACCGGATTGTCAGGTCGGAAGACGGCAGGGTTACATTACACGTCATCTACATTGACTACCTGGCCAGGGTGACCGGAGGTACATTGAGACCGGACAGTGATATCGGTGAGGCCAGATGGGTTACCAGGGAGCAGATCCCCGAGATATGGGAGGAACTGCACGAAGACACCAGGAAGCTCCTCCGGATTGCGAAAATAGCGTATGTTTCTAAGGAGTAG
- a CDS encoding NADH-quinone oxidoreductase subunit N, which yields MNLELLAPELSLAATAVVLILIDLFIEKKGVLAVLSIIGLAVSAGFAIALWGTSEAAFNGMLSVDNFALFFKLLFLGIAALVILASVDYAPKFSRFQGEYHALIILSALGMMLMAASAELITIYIALELASISLYVLAGFLKDPKSTESSIKYLLLGATSSAVLLYGMALVFGSTGTTQLAEISQAVQNLGATGVGDNPALMLGAVLLIAGFGFKIAAVPFQMWVPDVYEGAPTPITGYLSVASKAAGFAIILRVFFSAFGTPEWLSMNWGLVFASLAAIGMTVGNMSALPQTNIKRMFGYSSIAQAGYLLVGLAAMGVGAATSTLNQSTVMFFLLSYSMANLGAFIAIIAITNKINSDLIADFSGMSKRAPVLALGLTLCLISLIGMPPAAGFMAKFYIFSGAVQSDLLWLVIIAVINSVISAFYYLRVVKVMWLGEPASTEKVPSSGALRVALAITCLGVLFIGILPGFAMKAAEFAANMFGG from the coding sequence TTGAATCTTGAGCTGTTGGCACCAGAACTAAGCCTGGCAGCAACCGCAGTAGTGCTGATACTGATTGACCTCTTTATCGAGAAAAAAGGGGTGCTGGCGGTTCTCAGCATTATCGGTCTGGCGGTATCCGCCGGGTTCGCCATCGCTCTCTGGGGCACCTCCGAGGCCGCATTCAACGGCATGCTGTCCGTGGACAACTTTGCCCTCTTCTTCAAACTTCTCTTCCTGGGGATTGCCGCTCTGGTTATCCTGGCCTCTGTCGACTACGCACCCAAGTTCAGTCGCTTCCAGGGTGAATACCACGCACTGATAATCCTTTCCGCACTGGGCATGATGCTCATGGCGGCCAGTGCCGAGCTTATCACCATCTACATCGCCCTCGAGCTGGCCAGTATCTCACTCTACGTCCTGGCCGGGTTCCTCAAAGACCCCAAATCGACGGAGTCGTCAATCAAGTACCTGCTGCTGGGTGCGACCTCCTCGGCAGTATTACTCTATGGCATGGCGCTGGTCTTCGGCTCGACCGGTACCACACAGCTTGCCGAAATATCACAGGCCGTCCAGAACCTCGGTGCCACGGGCGTCGGCGATAACCCGGCGCTCATGCTGGGTGCGGTCCTGCTGATTGCCGGCTTCGGCTTCAAGATTGCCGCGGTACCCTTCCAGATGTGGGTGCCCGACGTCTACGAAGGGGCACCAACCCCGATAACCGGTTACCTGTCCGTGGCCAGCAAAGCGGCCGGTTTCGCCATCATACTCCGGGTCTTCTTCTCCGCATTCGGTACCCCGGAATGGCTGAGTATGAACTGGGGTCTGGTCTTCGCCTCGCTGGCAGCCATCGGTATGACGGTGGGTAACATGTCCGCTTTGCCCCAGACCAACATCAAGCGCATGTTCGGTTACTCCAGCATCGCCCAGGCCGGTTATCTGCTGGTCGGTCTTGCCGCCATGGGTGTCGGAGCAGCCACGAGCACACTCAATCAGAGCACGGTCATGTTCTTCCTGTTAAGCTACTCGATGGCTAACCTGGGGGCCTTCATCGCCATTATTGCCATCACCAACAAGATTAACAGCGACCTCATTGCGGACTTCTCCGGGATGAGTAAGCGGGCGCCGGTCCTTGCCCTCGGTCTGACTCTGTGCCTGATATCACTGATTGGCATGCCCCCGGCAGCCGGGTTTATGGCCAAGTTCTACATATTCAGCGGGGCGGTGCAGAGCGACCTTCTCTGGCTGGTCATTATCGCCGTTATCAACAGCGTGATATCGGCCTTCTACTACCTGAGAGTGGTCAAGGTAATGTGGCTCGGCGAACCTGCCTCCACTGAGAAGGTACCCTCCTCAGGAGCGCTACGCGTGGCACTGGCCATCACCTGCCTCGGTGTCCTCTTCATCGGTATCCTCCCCGGCTTCGCCATGAAGGCCGCCGAGTTCGCCGCCAATATGTTCGGCGGGTAG